Below is a genomic region from Streptomyces ferrugineus.
ATGAGGGGTCCTCCTTGAGGCCGAGGCCGGTCAGCCGGTCGCGGGCCCAGGCGAGTTCGGCGGCGATGCCGCCGGGCAGGTCGGTGGGGGGTTCGGGGAGGACGGACCAGGTGTAGGTCTCGACCTCGATGTGGTCGCAGTGGGCCGCCGGGCCGCCCAGCAGCCCGGCGAGGACCTGGTCGAGCTGGTCGGCGGTGGTCCGCAGCGGGGGCTCGGGCTCGGTGTGCAGCGGGGCGTGGAAGTGGACGCGCCAGGGCCCGGTGTCGTCGGGCAGGTCGCCGTCCAGGGCCTGCGGGAGGTCGTCGACACCGACTACGTCACCGTCGGTCACGGTGCGGGTCTGGTGCAGGAACCGGGGTTCGGCGAGCCGTCGCAGGGCCGCGCGGGCGGCGGGGTCGGCCGGGCGGGCGGCCTCCACGGCGCAGGACGCCTGGAGCTTGACCACGGGCAGCCCGGCCTCGCCGAGCCGGCGCAGCGCCTCGGCCGGGTTCTCGAACTGGACCGCCAGATGGCAGGCGTCGAGGCAGATGCCGAGCCGGTCGGGGTCCAGTCCGCCCAGCTCCCGTACCGCCTGAGTGGTGTTCTCGACGACGCACCCGGGTTCCGGTTCGAAGCCGACGCGGATACGGCGGCCCGTCCACGACTCCAGCGCGGCGAGCCCGTTGGTGAGCCGGTCCAGGGCGTGGCGGGCCTCCTCGGAGCAGGCGCGGTGCCACGGGGTGCGCCAGGCGAGCGGCAGGGTGGACACGCTGCCGTGGGCGAC
It encodes:
- the eboE gene encoding metabolite traffic protein EboE, giving the protein MRFQHPDGSTVHLGYCSNVHQAEDLAGVIAQLAEYAEPVRERLGADRLGIGLWLARPVVTELAEDAAALARLKSELRARALETVTLNAFPYAGFHREVVKKDVYEPDWADEARLKYTLDCARVLAALLPDDVAHGSVSTLPLAWRTPWHRACSEEARHALDRLTNGLAALESWTGRRIRVGFEPEPGCVVENTTQAVRELGGLDPDRLGICLDACHLAVQFENPAEALRRLGEAGLPVVKLQASCAVEAARPADPAARAALRRLAEPRFLHQTRTVTDGDVVGVDDLPQALDGDLPDDTGPWRVHFHAPLHTEPEPPLRTTADQLDQVLAGLLGGPAAHCDHIEVETYTWSVLPEPPTDLPGGIAAELAWARDRLTGLGLKEDPS